In Gimesia panareensis, the genomic window CGGGTGCAGTGCATCGACGCTTCCAAGCGGGGCGACATCACGAAAACCGGCAGTGTCTGGCGGGTCGATGGCATTAAAGCCGGCTACGCAAGTGTGCTGGTGAAAGACGGCATTCTGTACGTCGTCGCTGACACCGGTCAGATGTATGCTTTCGACAGCAAAAATGGCAAGCAGTTCTGGACCCACAACTTGGGCACCGTCGGCAAAGGCTCTCCTGTCTGGGCGGACGGCAAACTATATGTCATGGAAGTCAACGGTAACATTTTCATCCTCAAGCCGAGCAAGGAAAAGTGCGAAGAACTGTCTCACGTTCAGCTGCTGGCCCGTGTCGACAAGGGGATGGATGAAATCTACGCTTCTCCCGCGATCGCCAATGGTCGAATTTATTTCGTCACCCGCGACCGTACGATCTGTATTGGTGACGAATCGCAGAAGCCCACCAGCAATCCGATTCCTCCGCTGGCAGAAGAAAAGCCGGTCCAGGACAAAATCGCGAGCATTCAGCTGGCACCTTTCGAAATGGCCGTCCCCCAGGGAGATAAAATTGATTACCAGATCCTGGCGTACGATGCCAATGGACGCTTCATTAAAGAAGTGGAAGGCAAACTGATTCCCGGCCCCGGCATGGAACAGGCCAAAGTCGATGGCATGACGGTTACCACTCCAACCGATCTGAAATCTCCGGCAGCGGGTACCATCTCGGTCAAAGTCGGTGAGGCCACTGCCGAAGCCCGTCTGCGTGTATTTCCCCCTCTCCCCTGGAAGTTCGACTTCGAAGGGTTGAAAGGGAAACAGGTCCCCGGCACCTGGGTCAACGCGTTCCTGAAACTTCAACCAAACGAAGTGGATGGCACAACAGCGTTGAAAGCCAGCCCCGGAAAAGGACGTCCCAGTGCCAGCGTCTGGCTGGGTCCCTCCGACATGAGCAGACTGGCACCGAACGGCTACACCGTTCAGGCTGATATTTTCATGAAAGAACAGAAGCGAAAGCTGGCCAGTATCGGTGTCACAGTCAATCGCTACGACCTGATCGTGAAAGGGAACTCCAGCAAACTGGCCATCCAGAGCTGGGCACCTCATAAGCGGATGACCAAGGAAATCCGCTTCCGTTCCGATCCGGACGTCTGGTACACCATGAAGTTGAAAGTCGAGATCAAAGATGGTCAGGCGACGGTGAAAGGCAAGGTCTGGCCTCGCAAGAAACCGGAACCTAAAGAGTGGACCATTGAAACGGTCGATCCACATGCGAATGAGAAGGGAAGCCCAGGGCTTTACCTCTACCGTCTCGCCGATGTTTACTTTGATAACGTCATTGTCTCTGAGGATAAATAATGAAAAAGATTCTATTACGATTTGCCCTGTTGAACTCATTTGCATGCTGTGCGCTGCTGGCTTCCACAGGTTGCGAATCCCGCGATGCGACTGAAAAACCGGCAACCCCGCCGGAAACGGCTACGGACCTGGGTGGTTCTGCTCCGATCGAAGAAGCAGGATCGACCACGGGTGGCGCCGGCGTCAATGTTCCGGAAGAGAAGCCGGACATGAAAAAATCGGAACCGGCCCTGGATGCGGATGGCAACCCTTTCAAAGCGGAAGCCAAGCCCAAGGCAGAAGAAAAACCGAAAGCCGATCCAAAGCCCGAGAAAAAAGCGGAAAAAACTTCGCAGACCAAACCGGCTCCCAAAGCAGAGACGGCCAGCAAAGATTCCAAGTCTACTGCCAAAGTCACTGGTGACTGGCCGATGTGGGGCGGTGACCCGACCCGCAACATGGTCAACCTGACTACGGGAATCACTCTGAACTTCAAGCCTGGCGAAGGCGATGAAAAGGGTGAGAACATCGTCTGGGTCTCCAAGCTGGGATCTCAGACTTATGGTAACCCGGTCGTTGCCAATGGCCAGGTCTATGTCGGGACCAACAACGGTGGTAAATACCGTCCCGAGTACAAAGAAGACCTGGGGGTTGTCCTCTGTTTTGATGAAAAAACCGGCGACTTCAAGTGGCAGCTGTCACGTGAAAAACTGCCCCAGGGTCGTGTGAACGACTGGCCGGAACAGGGAATCTGCTCGACTCCCTGCATCGAAGGAGATCGTGTCTGGGTTGTCACCAACCGTTGCGAACTGATGTGCCTGGACGCAGATGGTTTTTATGACAACGAAAACGATGGTCCCTTCAAGGAAGAAAAAGACGCTGAAAAACAGGACGCCGACATCATCTGGAAGCTTGATATGATCGAAGACCTGGGTGTCTTTCCGCATAACCTGGCAACCAGTTCTCCCGTCGTGCACGGTGACTACATCTTCCTCTTAACTTCAAACGGCGTTGACGAAGCCCACCTGGAAGTACCTGCTCCTCGTGCTCCCTGCTTCCTGGCAGTGAATAAGAAAACCGGTGAGATTCTCTGGGAAGACAACACACCGTTCGACCAGATTCTCCACGGTCAGTGGTCTTCACCCGCCATCGGTGTTGTGAATGGCCAGACCCAGGTTTATTTCCCCGGTGGTGACGGCTGGCTGTATGCTTTCACTCCCGAAGGAGATGGCGACGGCAATGCCAAACTGATCTGGAAGTTCGACCTGAACCCCAAAGACTCCAAGTGGGAACTGGGGGGGCGTGGTACTCGGAATGCGATTATCAGTACCCCCGTTTTCAAAGACAACAGCGTCATTCTGGGAGTCGGACAGGACCCGGAACACGGTGAAGGCGTGGGCCACATCTACCGGATCGATGCCACCAAGAAAGGTGACATCAGCCCCCAGATTTCTGACGGTAAAGAGGGCTGGAAAGCCAATCCGAACTCCGGACAGATCTGGCACTACGGTGGTGAGGATGTCGACGGCAAGCTGACCGGTAAAAAAGGTGATCTGCTGTACCGCCGCACCATGTCGACTGTGGCAATCGATGACGGACTGGTTTATGCACCGGACCTGAGTGGATTCGTCCACTGCCTCGATTTCGCAACCGGCAAACGTTACTGGGAATACGACATGTTCGCCGCCTGCTGGGGTTCCCCGATGGTGGTCGACGGCAAAGTATTCATCGGCAACGAAGATGGCATGTTGATCATTCTCAAAGCCGGCAAAGAAAAGAAACTGCTGGAAGAGAAGACATTCAACTCCTCAATCTATAGTACGCCGACGATCGCCAACGGGCACATGTTTGTCTCCGACCGTTCGCGGCTCTACAAGATCAAAGTGACTGAATAACAAGCAGTTACGTCGATCAATCAAATCAGAAACAGCAGAAGTCTTCCTCGGGGAGGCTTCTGCTTTTCTGTGCGCTCCCGATTTCGGTTTTGACATAATTTCACTTTTTTGATACACCCCGGCTCACAATTCCGTCGAAACCCTGCAACCAGCAGGGCGGGCCCTCCTCGACTTTGAGCAACTTTTCCAGCTTGAACGGACTTCAGCCTGGCTGTCCTTCAGGTGAATCGGGTATCAAATCATTCATGTCATCTGCCATTATTGTCATCCCCTGTTATAACGAAGAGAAACGCCTGGAGGTCCTGCAGTTTCGAAAGTACGTTCTGCAGAATCCACAGCATTCCTTTCTGTTCGTTAATGATGGCAGCAGCGACCGGACCGCCTTGATTCTGGACGACCTGAAAGACTCCAATCCCGACCGCTTCGACGTGCTGCATCTGACACACAACCAGGGCAAGGCGGAAGCCGTCCGCCAGGGCATGCAGCAGGCTCTGCATGCGGGAGTCGATTTTGCCGGCTTCTGGGATGCCGATCTCGCGACTCCACTGGAAATGATTCCCCAGTTCGCAGCGCAACTGGAACAGATGCCCGAGCGTTCGATGGTACTCGGCGCACGTGTGAAGCTGCTGGGTCGGCAGATTGAACGTCAGCAACTGCGTCATTACCTGGGACGGATTTTTGCAACCGCTGCTTCGATCGTATTACAGCTCCCCATTTACGACACACAATGCGGAGCGAAACTGTTTCGTGTGAACCGGGAAAACCAGTGTCTGTTTTCCACTCGTTTTCTCACGAACTGGATTTTCGATGTGGAACTGCTGGCACGGGCCCGTCAACTGGAGCGGTTCTTTGACTGCCCCCGACTGGAAGACACCGTCTATGAGCTGCCTTTGACCTGCTGGAAAGATGTGGCGGGGTCGAAGGTCAAGCCGCACGATTTCGTCAAAGCCTTTTTCGAACTCTGTTCGATTTACTGGCGCTATCTGCGTCCTTCACTCAAGCTTCCCTACACGCAATTACCGGAACATGCTTCTGCAGAAGAGACGCGCAAAGCCGCGTGAAACTATCCGGGTCCGCTTTCAGTCGCCGTGAATGTTGAACCAGTTTTTACAATAACTGCATTTCACATCCCCGTGCGGTGAGACATCCGAATCTTCACCAATCGGCGCATTGCAATGCGGACAGGCATACTTTCGCTTCTGTTTCGCCGGCGTTTTACGGGATGACTTCGACTTCACACGTGTCAGTCCGTTTCCCGTAGCGGTCAGTGATCTGAAAGCCGTAAATCCCCCGATCAAGACAAAAGGGATCGCGATCAGTGAACCGAAGAGACGAAAAAACAGGGGCGGCGAATGAAACGCACCAAAGGGTTGTGACCATAAAAAGCCGAGCACCAACAGACCAATTCCACCAAAGACACAGCCAATCACAACGCCGACGAATCGGGCGCCCGCGGTGATATTTTTCTGCTGCTCTTCCTGATCGTTCATGCTTCTCCCTGTGCTGCTGCCCTGAGATCTGTCGTTATTGACCGGTGTATTCCGCTTTTTCTTTCGGCTGCATGACTTTCCGATAAGCGATATCCTGCAGCAGAGCATAGCGGACGATATTCAATGCCAGATTCGCCGCATCCTGGGGCACGTAACCGGCACAAGCCACAGAGGCCTGCTGCTCCAGGGCACAGCTGATATCGTACTTACTATATATCACAGCCAGGTGTCCATCAATTTCAATTCCTTCCAGCAAAGGTTCGACCACCAGCGTTTCGGCTTTCAGAGGCTGATTCACATCATTGACTTCCATCTGTCGGCGCCTCACGCGGCGGACATCATATCCGGTCTGCTCGGAAAACAGGGGATGATCGATGGGAATGCGTTTGAACTTTTTGGTGGGAAACATTTCCTGCATCAACTGACGAAAACTTTTGTCAAAAGGCTGAGACCCACAGCAGGCATCGGCAAACAGCACCGCCCCGTTTTCGAGTGCCTGTTTCAGATTCGACTGTTCTGTTTTCGAAAGGCTGAACTGGCTCCTGCCATGCATATAGAGGAGTGGATACTGCATCAGATTGGGATCGCTGGCAGGCAGAGTGGGCGTCTTCGTAGAGGCGATCATCCCCGCTTTCTGATTCAGGGCCTTAAGCAGATTGGTTAGAGCACGAGGGGCGGCATCCCAGGTGCCATTATGCCTGATCTTGGCGATTTGCAGGAATCCACGCTCGATCTGATTCTGCATTCCGTTTTCGCTGGCCAGTTCTTCCTGATCCAACTTGTTGGGTGGTTCGCGTCCGGTGGCATATGCGATCACATTAGTCCCAATGCGAACAGCACGGGTAATCATGGATTTTGCATTGACCGACTGGTCCCGAGAAGGAAAACGCATCCATTTGTCCCACAGACAGGCGAGATCATCGGGGCAGTAAATAATCGAAGTCCGGCAGCCCACATCCACGCCATACAATTCGACGCTTTCCGCGTCGAGCAGATATTCACAACGAAAGACCGGATGCTCTGCTGTCAGTCGCTTGAGCTGAGCTTCGCCCTGAGGATACATTTTCTGAATCAGGTCCCGGAAACCACGATCAAAGCCGGCCCCGTTACAGTTGTCGACGGCAAAGATAAAGCCTCCCTGCTCGACATACTGTTTGAGAATGTTGACTTCTTTCACTCCGAACCCGGGATTATCCAGACCACTGATAAAAAGCACCGGAGCCTGTCTCAGAATCTGCACGCCTCCCCCCTGGATCGCCAGATCCAGATTGACGGTCTGCCAGGTGAGCAGCTTCGGCCAGTCAGGACGCCCTGAAAGCGCATCGGTCAGATTCAAAATATCATTCTGATGGTGATTCCAGTTGGGAACAGCCCCTGGTTTCAGATTGACATGCCTCTCCGTCTTATATTCCAACTTGTTGATCAACACCGGGGCCAGCCCCTTGGACAGAAAGAGCAGTACAAAACTGGTCCCCAGGACCGGATTAGATTCCAGTTGACCGGCACCGCGCCAGGATCCATCCCGCACTGATTGTCTCTGCGTCAGAAACGCGGCTCCTTCCCGGTACCAGTCGTGCTTGCCAAAGAACCGGGTGCCACTTAAGCGACCGGCCCGCTCCAGACCATACAGATAGTACAGCAGCCAGGAGTTCACGCCGGGATTGGTTCCGACAGTAAAATGGGTGGTCATCCAGTCAATCGCCCGCTCGATGGATTTATCTTCCTCTTTCTCATCGCAGCAGACAGGAGTTCCGTCGGGGTTGATTTTCAGTTCCTCCCCCAACATGGAATTGACGATCACCATGGTGGCGATCCCCGCGACAGTCATACTGCCACGGCTGGAACCGCCGTTCTCCTGGTAGCCCCAGCCCCCATCGCCGCTTTGCTGAGTCTGCCAGTACTGCTTGATGAGCTTCCAGGTTTTCTGGCTGACGGGCACTCCCGAATGCACGGCGTCTCTCAGTGCCAGCACCGCGTACTGGCTGTTACTCCGGTCCGCAACACCTCCGCCTCCAATTGCCATTCCGGGACCATAACTCCAGCCCCCCGCATTGGGGCCGGTCGTCACCTGGCTTTTCTCCAGCCGTTCGACCAGCGACTGGATCAGAGGCAAATCCCGTTTGCCATCTTTCGCAGCAGCCAGGGCCATAATCATCAGGCTGGTCTGATATGTTCCCCTGGGCTCAGGACGACGTAGCGACCGCAAATATTTCAGGCCCCTCTGAACAGGTTCATCTTTGGTCGTCATGCCGCAATTGATGATGGCCATCATCGCCAGGCAACTGACCCCGGGCGTATAATTATTCCCCGGGCCGGACCAGGAACCATTTTCTTTCTGCTCTTGCAACAGAAAGTCTTTACCGCGTTCAATCGACTTCAGAACAGCTTTCGCGGACAGTTCCTGTTCCTGCGCGCAGACGGCTCGGTCGAACTGAAATAAGAGTGAGATACACAGGACTGCTGTTAACGTCCAGCGCAACGCCCGATACGCTTTTCGATACTGAGAAAAATCCATTCGATTTTACTTTCAATCCCACAGAGATTCAGACCTGACAGAGGGCCGGAACGCCCCCTTCTATTGAGCTACATCCAGGATCAGAATCGTTTAAAGAAATTCCGATCTGACCCGTTTTCCTCCAAATTGCATGAATCCGCTATTTTTTGACTGTGTTCCTGATTGTAGCACATTTGCTCCCTCAAGTCAGCGGGTCTCTGTTTCTCTGGGGATTTAAGATGGCTATAATTGTGTGAACTGACAGCGTATTTTCACACTTGGACTGAAGGTCGTCCGGATGGAAGATCCGTGCCGGACAACCTGTTTATATCAGTCAGGCTTGAATCACAAGACAGAATGGAAATCCCTTGGCTAACGAAAAACGCGACTTCGATGACTTTCTGGAAAAACTGAAACGCCACCATGATGTGATGGTGGATGAACTGCATAAGGTCGTTATCGGTCAGGATGCCGTGATCGAGCAGATCCTGGCGGCTATCTTTACAGGCGGGCATTGCCTGCTGGTGGGGGTCCCCGGTCTGGCGAAAACCCTGCTGGTCAGCACGATCGCCAGGATTCTGGATTGCGATTTCAAGCGGATTCAGTTTACTCCTGACCTGATGCCCTCTGACATTACCGGCACGAACGTATTGGAAGAAGAAGACTCGGGACGACGTTCATTTCGTTTTGTGCATGGTCCGGTTTTTACCAATATTCTCCTGGCGGATGAAATCAACCGTACCCCTCCCAAGACGCAGGCGGCCTTACTGCAGTCGATGCAGGAACGGGAAGTCACGGTCGGACAGACAACCTATGATCTGCCGGAACCATTTTTTGTGATTGCGACACAAAACCCGATCGAGCAGGAAGGAACTTACCCCCTCCCGGAAGCCCAGCTCGACCGGTTCATGTTTAACATCAAGGTCGAGTACCCGAACCTGGAAGAGGAAGAAAAGATTCTGGCTGCGACCACCATCAGTGAGAAGCCCGAAATCCGTAAGGTCCTCTCAGCCAAGTCGATTCTCTATCTGCAGCGTCAGATCAACATGATCGAAGTCGGGCCGCTGACCATCAACTATGTCACTCGACTGGTCAGGGCCACACGCCCCACGGACGGTTCCGCCCCTGCGTTTATCAAACAGATGGTCGACTGGGGAGCCGGCCCCCGGGCAGGCCAATACCTGATCGCAGGCGGAAAAGCGATTGCCGCCATGGATGGTCGTGCCAGCGTCTCTCTGAACGACATCCGCCGCGTCGCGGTGCCGGTTCTGCGCCATCGTATTTCCACGAACTTTCAGGCACAGGCAGAGGGCATGGTCACCGAAGACATTATCGGCCGACTGCTGGAAGAAATCCCGGAACCCAATATTCCCAAGTATGAATGAGCTTAATCCACAGGCTCAGTAAGCGGTCAGCTCTGCGGAATCGTTGAGTTGATGTTGCAGCACCTTCTGGATCTTCGCGCGCAAATTGCGAAT contains:
- a CDS encoding outer membrane protein assembly factor BamB family protein, which produces MKKILLRFALLNSFACCALLASTGCESRDATEKPATPPETATDLGGSAPIEEAGSTTGGAGVNVPEEKPDMKKSEPALDADGNPFKAEAKPKAEEKPKADPKPEKKAEKTSQTKPAPKAETASKDSKSTAKVTGDWPMWGGDPTRNMVNLTTGITLNFKPGEGDEKGENIVWVSKLGSQTYGNPVVANGQVYVGTNNGGKYRPEYKEDLGVVLCFDEKTGDFKWQLSREKLPQGRVNDWPEQGICSTPCIEGDRVWVVTNRCELMCLDADGFYDNENDGPFKEEKDAEKQDADIIWKLDMIEDLGVFPHNLATSSPVVHGDYIFLLTSNGVDEAHLEVPAPRAPCFLAVNKKTGEILWEDNTPFDQILHGQWSSPAIGVVNGQTQVYFPGGDGWLYAFTPEGDGDGNAKLIWKFDLNPKDSKWELGGRGTRNAIISTPVFKDNSVILGVGQDPEHGEGVGHIYRIDATKKGDISPQISDGKEGWKANPNSGQIWHYGGEDVDGKLTGKKGDLLYRRTMSTVAIDDGLVYAPDLSGFVHCLDFATGKRYWEYDMFAACWGSPMVVDGKVFIGNEDGMLIILKAGKEKKLLEEKTFNSSIYSTPTIANGHMFVSDRSRLYKIKVTE
- a CDS encoding outer membrane protein assembly factor BamB family protein → MRRINMVLVSSIMLLFTTSLASAGDWAHWRGPEHNGISRETNLVDEWSLDGKNVLWTSDIGGRAAPIVLNGRVYLNCRTHHDVTDPKDKINAQEQVVCWDAKTGEVLWKDVFNVFQTDIPSPRVGWASMVGDPETGNVYVHSVSGLFRCYTGDGKLLWETSLAEDYGKISGYGGRTQTPIIDENNVIVSFLQMNWGKTAAPPPKQTYYAFDKKTGKLMWTAAPGGAPLDTNYSAPIVTVIDGVRQLIAGNADGGCYGMNARTGEKLWGFKMSKRGLNCSPVADGNLVYITHGEDNIDNVEFGRVQCIDASKRGDITKTGSVWRVDGIKAGYASVLVKDGILYVVADTGQMYAFDSKNGKQFWTHNLGTVGKGSPVWADGKLYVMEVNGNIFILKPSKEKCEELSHVQLLARVDKGMDEIYASPAIANGRIYFVTRDRTICIGDESQKPTSNPIPPLAEEKPVQDKIASIQLAPFEMAVPQGDKIDYQILAYDANGRFIKEVEGKLIPGPGMEQAKVDGMTVTTPTDLKSPAAGTISVKVGEATAEARLRVFPPLPWKFDFEGLKGKQVPGTWVNAFLKLQPNEVDGTTALKASPGKGRPSASVWLGPSDMSRLAPNGYTVQADIFMKEQKRKLASIGVTVNRYDLIVKGNSSKLAIQSWAPHKRMTKEIRFRSDPDVWYTMKLKVEIKDGQATVKGKVWPRKKPEPKEWTIETVDPHANEKGSPGLYLYRLADVYFDNVIVSEDK
- a CDS encoding AAA family ATPase; amino-acid sequence: MANEKRDFDDFLEKLKRHHDVMVDELHKVVIGQDAVIEQILAAIFTGGHCLLVGVPGLAKTLLVSTIARILDCDFKRIQFTPDLMPSDITGTNVLEEEDSGRRSFRFVHGPVFTNILLADEINRTPPKTQAALLQSMQEREVTVGQTTYDLPEPFFVIATQNPIEQEGTYPLPEAQLDRFMFNIKVEYPNLEEEEKILAATTISEKPEIRKVLSAKSILYLQRQINMIEVGPLTINYVTRLVRATRPTDGSAPAFIKQMVDWGAGPRAGQYLIAGGKAIAAMDGRASVSLNDIRRVAVPVLRHRISTNFQAQAEGMVTEDIIGRLLEEIPEPNIPKYE
- a CDS encoding dolichyl-phosphate beta-glucosyltransferase, which encodes MSSAIIVIPCYNEEKRLEVLQFRKYVLQNPQHSFLFVNDGSSDRTALILDDLKDSNPDRFDVLHLTHNQGKAEAVRQGMQQALHAGVDFAGFWDADLATPLEMIPQFAAQLEQMPERSMVLGARVKLLGRQIERQQLRHYLGRIFATAASIVLQLPIYDTQCGAKLFRVNRENQCLFSTRFLTNWIFDVELLARARQLERFFDCPRLEDTVYELPLTCWKDVAGSKVKPHDFVKAFFELCSIYWRYLRPSLKLPYTQLPEHASAEETRKAA
- a CDS encoding DUF4159 domain-containing protein: MDFSQYRKAYRALRWTLTAVLCISLLFQFDRAVCAQEQELSAKAVLKSIERGKDFLLQEQKENGSWSGPGNNYTPGVSCLAMMAIINCGMTTKDEPVQRGLKYLRSLRRPEPRGTYQTSLMIMALAAAKDGKRDLPLIQSLVERLEKSQVTTGPNAGGWSYGPGMAIGGGGVADRSNSQYAVLALRDAVHSGVPVSQKTWKLIKQYWQTQQSGDGGWGYQENGGSSRGSMTVAGIATMVIVNSMLGEELKINPDGTPVCCDEKEEDKSIERAIDWMTTHFTVGTNPGVNSWLLYYLYGLERAGRLSGTRFFGKHDWYREGAAFLTQRQSVRDGSWRGAGQLESNPVLGTSFVLLFLSKGLAPVLINKLEYKTERHVNLKPGAVPNWNHHQNDILNLTDALSGRPDWPKLLTWQTVNLDLAIQGGGVQILRQAPVLFISGLDNPGFGVKEVNILKQYVEQGGFIFAVDNCNGAGFDRGFRDLIQKMYPQGEAQLKRLTAEHPVFRCEYLLDAESVELYGVDVGCRTSIIYCPDDLACLWDKWMRFPSRDQSVNAKSMITRAVRIGTNVIAYATGREPPNKLDQEELASENGMQNQIERGFLQIAKIRHNGTWDAAPRALTNLLKALNQKAGMIASTKTPTLPASDPNLMQYPLLYMHGRSQFSLSKTEQSNLKQALENGAVLFADACCGSQPFDKSFRQLMQEMFPTKKFKRIPIDHPLFSEQTGYDVRRVRRRQMEVNDVNQPLKAETLVVEPLLEGIEIDGHLAVIYSKYDISCALEQQASVACAGYVPQDAANLALNIVRYALLQDIAYRKVMQPKEKAEYTGQ